The region AGTATTTCTCGTGTCAGTGAATcagattgtctttgttttaaaaacgaCCAATAATTTCATCTTGAATTTCAGATTGTCTTACTTTTcatctacttttctttttaaataaaaactcttgtggtgccctgccacacatatttcataaCTTTGAGGTAGTcctaatgtctgaagttctaccatgggcaatttttgtggaaaaatgccttggttagcatgtttcaagccattctagcacGGTACAGAAGCCTGCATgaagactcagctcgatttgtgcagttctcattaatattcaacgagctaaactgcttgactctgattggctaacagctatccaatgagagcctggctatcagcatacCCATCTCAACTGGTCAAGCTCATGagtagtaatgagctcaggcaacatgacgtcagactgaccagcttttggaATTGACCTGATTTCtccacttatttcttttcagtagctagagctgacagaggaggtagcagttcattttcacattcatctaCACATCatattcacaaaataacacaaaaacatatggacctaacatgtttaaaaaaaatgcaagtaaaaactgttttatgtgGCAGGGTGATACCTGTTTCCATAATTAAATGTTATAGTCTAGATTATCTTTGCTGCTATAATCACAAATGACTTGTTACCTTAATATTAGTTTCAGATTTATAGCAGAAATGAAACACCAAAAAACAGACACCACTCAATTCAAAGCATAATATTTTGTCAACCATTTTTACCCATATTTTATGCATTGTATTGCATTATTTACTTGAGGTTGAAGGAGTTTTTTCGGTCATTGTCCAAAATTAGAGATTGTTGGATATGCACAACGTTTTCCAGTGTTACCCTTTCATcaatgtgtattgtatgttgacattttacTATATACATGGCTAGTTGTCTGGTagaaataaattgtgttttccattacctcatgttattttgtttggtcttctagtcatttttttcatttgctacACACATTTCAGCTTAGTCTTTACAACAGAACGGGAAGATAAAATccaattcatttaatttctctATAAATGTACACAATTCAGTAACATGtagttatatactgtatacataattttctttttagaacAATTGTAGAGTGGTTTGAGATTCCCAACTCCATATGTTGGTGGCAGAAGTGTGTATGGAGTAACATTAGTAGTTACATCCACCAGATGGGGCTCTGTTTCACATTATGAAAGCTCAATGAAGTATTTAATGAAGGTGAGTTTtcccttgttgttgttggcttTTTATATGTCTCACTTATATTTTTAGTTGTCCTTTTTCTAAGTGTATCAACACATTTCTCTGCAATGTAACAGCATATTTTTTTCCGTTGCATGCTGTTAGATGAAAGTGACAAGCTGTTAATAAGTTATCTAAATTCTGCTATTTTAGGTCTTTGAGGAAGTTACTGCACTCTTGTTAGTGCAAGGTGAAAGGTAGAAGGTGACACATTCActgcttttctgtttcctgtcatAAATGCGTTTGTGGTTTCTCAAGACTGCTTTTTAACTCATAAATAAATCCAAAGATGtgatttaaatgtactgtataaaggCAGTGGGAAATATAATGAGACATGTAGAATAAAGGAGACTTTTGTAAAgctcaatgttgtttttgttgaggcTGTCAGAAAGGTGCTGGTTCCCCTCACACATAGTTTGTGGTGTGAATGGACAAATTAACAGGAACAACTTAGAATTTGTCATTGgctcatactgtacatccataAAATAATGTATGATGCATTGTTAGTTTAACCCTTGTTGTGAAGAAGGAATGGTTTGACCACTGACAACATTTTACAGGTTAATACATTAAATGTGTAACACACCTCAGAAAGAATACTATGTGTTTGATACCTAAGCGCATACACTTTaacttcagattttttttttactacaaacgttctgtttttaacaaagtattttCCATAAAAGTaccattacttttatttttgagtaAATCAATACTTTTGAGTATTGGACTGCATGCCAGTCACAGTGATAGGCCTACTCAAAATATGTACACAGGTAGCAAAGAATTCATTTCGCAAGCCTACATTTCCTCTAATTTTAAATGGCGTTACTGATGTCATTATGATACTTTCTACAACCAAAACTTTCAATCCCCATGATCCATGGCAGTGAGTCACATAGACGTGTACTGGATGAGGGGTTGGAAGGAGCTATGATAGACCATTGGCCCCTTGTTGATATTTAGGGCCAAACTCCTCCCTTCAGAATAAACCAATCCACAACACATTAACTATCAATCACAGCCTATCCATTGAACTTAGTACATAGTGCAGAACATAGCTACATTTTCAACAAGCCTTACTAGCAGGGGAACCATTATCAATCCCAGGTCTCACAAACGTATTTTCCCGTCACACAGTGTGGAAGAGTTCTCTTtgcagaatgagcagcatgtcCCAGGAGATCTTGGCCTTTTTACTAAGCACTTCTGGATGGGTGCTGGTGTCTTCCACCTTGCCGATGGAGTATTGGGAGGTATCTTCAAACGATGGATCAGTGATCACCACAGCTACATTCTATTCCAACCTTTGGAAGACCTGCGTCATCGATTCAACTGGAGTCTCTAACTGCAAAGACTTTCCCTCGTTGTTAGCACTGAATGGTCAGCTTGTAATTCCCTTCTCATTGAATGCTTGGTTTTTCTGTCAGTCATATTGGATGCATGgggttttgtatttgtttttccgTTAAAGAGTGTATGTTAATGCCTCAAATGCTTGTTGTAATCTTTCCATTGTTCTTTTAGtctaattttctattttttctagTGTGTTCATCCTCAGTTACCAATTGCCATATAAGTGCTCAACCTTAGCTCTTTCTCTGTCtaaatttcttttattcatttttttctttagaaaattCAAGATGATATTTAGGATGAATAGAAATCCTAACGCCCAAGTCTTAAAGAACAAACTCATTTACCTCCAAATATGTCAATGTTTAGCCTTTCTTCTCTGAGCTTGAAAGCTATAAAGGAAATTTACTGGGACCCTCAGGCGGTTTCTCCCACAGCTGACTAGTTTCACAGGTTAACTTCCAAGGTAATATTTGCCTCCAAATCACATCTGAATAGGACGCGGCATACTAAGACACGCTCCGCATTACCGCAAAGTGGCTGAAAACAATTAGGGATATTCATGACAAATTGTATTTGTTGCTTAATGTGTGAATTAGTCCCTTGCCCAATGACCTTGCGGTGTGCAGATGTGAGTACAGGGAATGCAAAACCATTGAATGTGGCCCTAAAAGTAACACTCTTTTAATTGCAAATACTGTAAGTTGACCTCTATCTGTTTGCAGGCTACATCCAAGCATGCAGGGGATTGATGATTGCAGCCGTCTGTCTGGGTTTTTTTGCTTCTATATTTTCCCTTGTTGGAATGAAATGCACCAAACTTGGAGGAACTGACAACAAAAAAGCTAGTATTGCCTGCTTTGCGGGTGTAATTTTCCTTCTTAGTGGTAAGTATGGTGAAATTGCCTGTATGGTATCTGTAAACATCTGTGGGATCTGATGCAATTCCCTATTTTTCTTGTTCTCCTCAGGCCTCTGCTCACTTTCAGCGTGCTCCCTCTATGCGCACCGGATAACAACAGAGTTTTTCGACCCAATGTTTTATAACCAGAAGTGAGAACCATCTAACTGTACAGCCAGTGTTTGAATGCAACTCAACCATTTGAGAAAAATATCATTAAGTGGGCTATTGGGTTTGTCTGTAGGTTTGAACTGGGAGCTGCGCTTTTTATCGGCTGGGGAGGTTCTATACTCTGTATTCTCGGAGGCAGCATCTTCTGCTTCTCCATTACAGGATCTTTCAACAAAAGGTGGGTTTGAGTAACACATACTATGTTTACATTATGCAGAGGATACATGTATGAATCAATAGTGTTGAGCCATACATGTGCTTGATTAATGAGGATGAGACTGTGTTCTGTTTCTTCACAGCCACAGTCGAGCAAACCATGTCTACAAAGGTGCTGTCTCACATTCTCATGTCTCCTCCCACCCAAGAGGGCGGGCACAGTCTGTAAACCAGAGGCCGCCTCCTGACTGCAGCAACTCCTCCAGGATTCAGCACTTTGATAGGAATGCGTATGTGTGAGGTATGTTAATATAAAACACGTTTAGCCAAAGACACTGGTGAGTCTTAAAGGTTTCAGCACACTGTATGAAAGTTGGTGGTTTTGTCTAACAGCAGCAGAATTCCCTGATGTTAATCTGTGCTCACTAAGAATTAactttgaaatatatatatatatatatattttttttctggggTTTGTGTAATGCAATTTACTCTCTAATGTCTGGGgacttttattttctacaaaGCAGACAACTTCTGTATTTGGCATTTCCACATATCACTATGCACTTAATGCTGGGCATTTCTGATCAAATATTTccataattttcctttttttttatgtatgtggcAATTAAGTGTggaacattttgtaaaacattacCTTTGTTGATTAAATCTTTGACTGTAAGCAACCTGTACATGTTGTTAATCTTTGAtgacaatattttaaaatttcGCAAACTGATTGTCTTGTTTTCCATGGCATAACCATTAATTATGACTTTGTAGGAAGCAAAACTTCAGAAAGGACTGCGTCTTATCATTGTCTGATTGACATGTGTGGTGAATGATAAGAAGCCTCTGTTTTTTAGAAGAGTGTATGGTATGAGTAGAAATAAATAATGGTTAAAAATGGTTTCAGCTGAATACAAAGTGTTTTTCGTTTGTCACATCTGCTCGTCAGTGGTTGCTGCAGGTCTGAATGCAGTTGTACACGTTGTGTTATGTTCTTTAAGAAGATTAGTGTCAGTAACCCATTTTACCCTAATATTATCTTGTGTGACAGACAAAAGTAATACAACATTTCAAGGTGGTTACAAGCGTGGGCTTTTACAATGTAAATGcatattaaatgtattgttgCTACACACCAGGGGCTGAAAAAAGATGTACACTTAAAAAAGTAGCTAGCATTGGTTTGAATGCTTTCAAGTGGGTGGCACACTCCAGaaaatttacagtaaacatctcacacaattacacacagcCCTCATCAACACTAATGGCACATGGCACAGGCACAATGTCATTCTGTCTTGACTCAGGAAATAACTCATGATCCTGTTTACCACCAAGTAGACTTGTAATGTGAGTGTGCTTCAACTAAACTGAGTGGACACTACCTGGTTTAATTTAGTAATTTCAGAAATGAGGAAACGTCTCATCCAAATATTTGGCTTCTTAATTTCATCACTGGGATGGCTGTTTGTGCTGTGCACTATTGGAATGGACTTTTGGAAAATATCTCCAATAGGAGGACAAGGAGGCTCGTTTGTCATCAAAGTGGCCTGGTATTCTTCCAGCCTGTGGAAGGATTGTTACACAGATTCCACGTCTGTCATGACCTGTAGAGACTTCCCTGTGCTCCGGGATTTTACACGTAAGTGCTACACATGTTGCACATACCTCAGTAGTAAGGTTTCCAATCAGTCTTTTACTTTGAATGAATAGAACAATTTGCAGACCGGTAATTCAACATGCAGAGCACAGCACAATTATGGATAAGTGTTCAAAGTGGCACTGAGTTCACACAATAGCTATGTCAGACTGTGTGACCTTTGAAAAAAGAGCAGCATACTTCTTGACATAGAAATGAAAAGTTGAACACAGAAGCAGTAAACTCCCACTTTGTTATTTGGCCACTGCCTCTttacttggtctggtatgaccagtagGTTTGGTTGCTAATTTTGTCAAAACTTTAGCTATTgctactgtatgtatattaaCATCACTGTGTCAGGCAACTGGCTTTATGGTTCTTCTCTATGAATATAAAAGAGAACTCAGcttccttttttggttttggaatTGAACGCTGTTttaaaaatttaactttttcttttttgtttctcacaGCTTTTATACACGGAGTACAAGGATTGCTGATGTGCGGGTTAGTTGTTGGACTAATTGGTGTAGTTCTTTGCTTTGTTGGGATGGAGTGCACTTATATTGGTGGAGCTGATAATACCAAGGACAAACTGCTTTTTGCCGGAGCAGTGTTTCATATTGTTGGAGGTGAGTACAAAACATGCACACGTTTGTCTCTGTAAATGACAGAAGTGTTTTGCCCTTATTATTTCTTAATATCAACAAAACCTCTGCATGCAGGTGTGTCAGATGTTTCTGCCTACTGCTTATACATCAACAGGATTGCCAGAAAACCCTATGCTGCCAACATTGCGTCCGGAGACATAAAGTACACAGATTTACATTACCATGTTGTTAATAGTAAGATATTAACAAAATCTTATGTagagtatttacagtatgtacaatgtcacattcattttttcttacattttatctTACTCCAGGTCTGACCTAGGAATTCCCATATTTCTAGGATTGGTGGGATGTCTGTTTATCCTTTTAGGGGCTGTGTTATACGCTGTTACAGTCTACCGAGTACTTTGCCCTGAAAGGTATTTCAATTAATCTATCTTTAGCCTTTTTCCAGTGACTGTTGAGTTCATACCACATTATTAACTTCAACAATGTTTTGGTATTACAGTGAAGTGGATTATGCCTATGGAGGAGGCAAGTACATGGCCCCCCGCTCCAGAGAAAGAACCCTGTACACCGGATACTACAAATCCAGGCAGAATGGATCTTATATGGGCTCAGGGCCATCCACCAGCTCCAAAATCTCAAAACTCTCTCAGACGAGACCCACAAAAATTTCAGAAAGAGATGCATTTGTGTAGTAGctcaaactctttttttcatatGTAGGTTTTGTATCaacaaaagctgaaaaacacaacaagagAAAGTAGCTCCAAGTTTGATTAACTATCAATTGGCATATACTGTAGATAGGATGAAAAAAACCTTCACTGTTTCAGTGCACCATGTAcaattatgatttgtttttgttgttgtggtttccATGCTCTTgtcatgttttttctgtttgttggtAAAACAGGTCATAAAATACATGTCTACATGTCTTGTGTTTGCTCATTAACTTTGTCACTGGAATATCTATTTGATATATGATGAAATACACTTTATACCTTATTGTGTCTATCCAATTATTCATCCAACCATTAATACATTTCAGGTCTTACCAACTGAATTGGCCGTCACTCAGTAGTGTGCAGGAATCCTCTCTGCAGCATGAGCAGAATGTTTCTGGAGATCTTGGCctttatatttacttatttgaGGTGGGTGCTGGTGTCAACCACCTTGCCAACAGACTAGAAGATATCTACACTTAATGGAAAAGTCATCACCATTCCAATCTGTGAAAGATCTGTGTCATTGATTTTATTGGAGTCTCTTTTGGCAAAGACTTTCCCTCAATGCTGGCACTGGTTGctaagctctttttttctttccttttttataaaaagtcaaGTTGAAGTTCACTGCCACTTATGCTATGGCCTAATGCAAGTCTTGAAAGAACAACTCATTTACCTCCGAATATGTCAATGTTTAGCTTTTGTTCTTGAAACTTGGACAGCTACAAAGGACATTTAGTGGGCCTCAGGCAGTTTCTCCCGCAGTTGACTAGTCCCAGGGAAtaactttaaagtttttttttggaagattATTTTTCTGGGCATTTTGAGCCTGTATTTAATAGGACTGCGGAAGACATGTAAAGGGATAGACATGggtatgacatgcaacaaagggctgcaggtcagaatcaaaccGTCAAACGTGGCAAGAACAGAGCCTCTGAACATGGGAAATAACTTtgaatgtaatatttaaatacatggaATGGCATAACATAATAAGGACACAAAAACTGATACTGTGTTTCATTAAAAGTACAGGAAAAAAACTTAA is a window of Etheostoma cragini isolate CJK2018 chromosome 11, CSU_Ecrag_1.0, whole genome shotgun sequence DNA encoding:
- the LOC117952862 gene encoding claudin-10-like isoform X1 translates to MSSMSQEILAFLLSTSGWVLVSSTLPMEYWEVSSNDGSVITTATFYSNLWKTCVIDSTGVSNCKDFPSLLALNGYIQACRGLMIAAVCLGFFASIFSLVGMKCTKLGGTDNKKASIACFAGVIFLLSGLCSLSACSLYAHRITTEFFDPMFYNQKFELGAALFIGWGGSILCILGGSIFCFSITGSFNKSHSRANHVYKGAVSHSHVSSHPRGRAQSVNQRPPPDCSNSSRIQHFDRNAYV
- the LOC117952862 gene encoding claudin-10-like isoform X2 is translated as MSSMSQEILAFLLSTSGWVLVSSTLPMEYWEVSSNDGSVITTATFYSNLWKTCVIDSTGVSNCKDFPSLLALNGLCSLSACSLYAHRITTEFFDPMFYNQKFELGAALFIGWGGSILCILGGSIFCFSITGSFNKSHSRANHVYKGAVSHSHVSSHPRGRAQSVNQRPPPDCSNSSRIQHFDRNAYV
- the LOC117953415 gene encoding claudin-10; translated protein: MRKRLIQIFGFLISSLGWLFVLCTIGMDFWKISPIGGQGGSFVIKVAWYSSSLWKDCYTDSTSVMTCRDFPVLRDFTPFIHGVQGLLMCGLVVGLIGVVLCFVGMECTYIGGADNTKDKLLFAGAVFHIVGGVSDVSAYCLYINRIARKPYAANIASGDIKSDLGIPIFLGLVGCLFILLGAVLYAVTVYRVLCPESEVDYAYGGGKYMAPRSRERTLYTGYYKSRQNGSYMGSGPSTSSKISKLSQTRPTKISERDAFV